A part of Pectinophora gossypiella chromosome Z, ilPecGoss1.1, whole genome shotgun sequence genomic DNA contains:
- the LOC126380383 gene encoding circumsporozoite protein-like isoform X1 has protein sequence MKSMCILICLVSLVYTKTLVAHQSLFSGQRCVNMWDEGCINSQLGGSGSDDHYLGGGGFNPGKRCVNMWDDGCINGQLGGAGSDDNFLGGGGFNPGKRCVNMWDDGCINGQLGGAGSDDNFLGGGGFNPGKRCVNMWDDGCINGQLGGAGSDDNFLGGGGFNPGKRCVNMWDDGCINGQLGGAGSDDNFLGGGGFNPGKRSLHNLIAKLHKTHNKIN, from the exons ATGAAGTCCATGTGTATTCTGATCTGCTTGGTTAGCCTGGTCTACACCAAGACTTTAGTGGCACACCAGAGTTTGTtca GTGGACAACGATGTGTCAACATGTGGGACGAAGGATGCATTAACAGCCAACTTGGAGGTTCAG GTAGCGATGACCACTACCTAGGCGGTGGCGGCTTCAACCCTGGCAAACGCTGTGTCAATATGTGGGACGACGGCTGCATCAACGGGCAACTGGGCGGAGCAG GCAGTGACGACAACTTCCTAGGCGGCGGTGGGTTCAACCCCGGCAAGCGATGTGTCAACATGTGGGACGACGGGTGCATCAACGGACAACTGGGAGGAGCAG GCAGTGACGACAACTTCCTAGGCGGTGGTGGGTTCAACCCCGGCAAGCGATGTGTCAACATGTGGGACGACGGGTGCATCAACGGACAACTGGGAGGAGCAg GCAGTGACGACAACTTCCTAGGCGGCGGTGGGTTCAACCCCGGCAAGCGATGTGTCAACATGTGGGATGACGGGTGCATCAACGGACAACTGGGAGGAGCAG GAAGCGACGACAATTTCCTAGGAGGTGGTGGCTTCAACCCAGGCAAAAGGTCTCTCCATAACTTAATTGCCAAACTACACAAGACTCACAACAAGATCAACTAA
- the LOC126380383 gene encoding uncharacterized protein LOC126380383 isoform X3 yields the protein MKSMCILICLVSLVYTKTLVAHQSLFSGQRCVNMWDEGCINSQLGGSGSDDHYLGGGGFNPGKRCVNMWDDGCINGQLGGAGSDDNFLGGGGFNPGKRCVNMWDDGCINGQLGGAGSDDNFLGGGGFNPGKRSLHNLIAKLHKTHNKIN from the exons ATGAAGTCCATGTGTATTCTGATCTGCTTGGTTAGCCTGGTCTACACCAAGACTTTAGTGGCACACCAGAGTTTGTtca GTGGACAACGATGTGTCAACATGTGGGACGAAGGATGCATTAACAGCCAACTTGGAGGTTCAG GTAGCGATGACCACTACCTAGGCGGTGGCGGCTTCAACCCTGGCAAACGCTGTGTCAATATGTGGGACGACGGCTGCATCAACGGGCAACTGGGCGGAGCAG GCAGTGACGACAACTTCCTAGGCGGCGGTGGGTTCAACCCCGGCAAGCGATGTGTCAACATGTGGGACGACGGGTGCATCAACGGACAACTGGGAGGAGCAG GAAGCGACGACAATTTCCTAGGAGGTGGTGGCTTCAACCCAGGCAAAAGGTCTCTCCATAACTTAATTGCCAAACTACACAAGACTCACAACAAGATCAACTAA
- the LOC126380383 gene encoding circumsporozoite protein-like isoform X2, with amino-acid sequence MWDEGCINSQLGGSGSDDHYLGGGGFNPGKRCVNMWDDGCINGQLGGAGSDDNFLGGGGFNPGKRCVNMWDDGCINGQLGGAGSDDNFLGGGGFNPGKRCVNMWDDGCINGQLGGAGSDDNFLGGGGFNPGKRCVNMWDDGCINGQLGGAGSDDNFLGGGGFNPGKRSLHNLIAKLHKTHNKIN; translated from the exons ATGTGGGACGAAGGATGCATTAACAGCCAACTTGGAGGTTCAG GTAGCGATGACCACTACCTAGGCGGTGGCGGCTTCAACCCTGGCAAACGCTGTGTCAATATGTGGGACGACGGCTGCATCAACGGGCAACTGGGCGGAGCAG GCAGTGACGACAACTTCCTAGGCGGCGGTGGGTTCAACCCCGGCAAGCGATGTGTCAACATGTGGGACGACGGGTGCATCAACGGACAACTGGGAGGAGCAG GCAGTGACGACAACTTCCTAGGCGGTGGTGGGTTCAACCCCGGCAAGCGATGTGTCAACATGTGGGACGACGGGTGCATCAACGGACAACTGGGAGGAGCAg GCAGTGACGACAACTTCCTAGGCGGCGGTGGGTTCAACCCCGGCAAGCGATGTGTCAACATGTGGGATGACGGGTGCATCAACGGACAACTGGGAGGAGCAG GAAGCGACGACAATTTCCTAGGAGGTGGTGGCTTCAACCCAGGCAAAAGGTCTCTCCATAACTTAATTGCCAAACTACACAAGACTCACAACAAGATCAACTAA